AGGAATGTATCTCTACTCCTTGGTACTCTATTATGATGAATGGCACTTCCATGGGTTTCTTTAAAGGGGGTCGtggattgagacaaggagacccaCTTTCTCCCTATTTGTTTATCATAATGCGAGAAGTCCTCTCTCGCCTTCTGAAGAAATCCTTTGAGTCAGGTCAAATTGGCCACTTTACTCAAGCTAGAGGTACTCCCCTTATCTCCCACCTtatgtatgctgatgatataattatttttgctaACGGTGGGATGAGATCTATTAGAGGCTTGATGAAGACTTTAACCCTTTATGAAAATTTGTCTGGCCAAGCTCTTAACAAGGATAAGAGTGCCATTTATTTctccaaaaaaattttgatatcgAGGAAACGCTCTATCTTACAGTTAACTGAGTTCTCAGAAGGGTTTTTTCCCTTTAAGTACCTGGGTGTTCCTATTGTGGTAGGCAAACTAAAGGCCTCTGATTTTGGTGAGCTCCttggaaaaattcaaaataaaattgcagGTTGGAAAATGAAATTGCTCTCAGTGGGTGGTCGAACCATTCTTCTTCGTCATGTCCTTTTGAGTATGGCCACTCACCTTATGGCTGTGCTACAGGTTCCTAAGACTATTCTTAAGGCTTTAAATAAGCTTTtgagttctttcttttggggagaATCTCATGgaaaaggtaaaagaaaatGGATCTCTTGGAATCAAATTTGTAAACCTACGGAAGAAAGGGGTTTGGGTATCAGGGATTTTGGAGATATTCAAAAGGCGTTACGCTGGAAGTTGGCTTGGCGACTCATTAAGGGCCAATCTTTATGGGCTGATTTCTTCAGAGGTAAATACGCTAGGGGCACCCATCTATCTCTTGTGGCGCCTTCCAAGGGGTCTCGTTTCTGGAAATCTGTGGCTAGTAATATTCAAGAGGTTTTAAATCATTCTAAATGGAGTGTTAGAGATGGGAACATTTCTTTCTGGTATGATAAGTGGACCGAGGGAGACCCCCTCTGTAGTCTTTACCCGGTGGTTGACAAtccttttttgaaaattaaagacTGTCGTCTTCACAATGAGTGGGATAACTCTCTCTTGGATCAGTTAGTGGGTCAACAAAAAGCCAATGAACCGTATTAGTTCTTGGCTAGAAGAAAAAAGGGTGAGGATGTCTTAATCTGGTTGAAGGATGATGCTGAGAAGTTTTCTACTAAAAGTGCTTGGGATTGTATCAGGGTTCATGCACCCCCTCTCCCTTGGGCTCATTGGATTTGGCACATGAATATTCCTAAGAAGatttctattatgatgtggaaggcGTATTATAATTGTTTAAGTGTTGATGATTAGATCAATAGAGTAGGGATACCTTTGGCTTCTAGATGTAATTGTTGTTCTCAGGGTCATACAGAGGATCTTAATCATGTTCTTTGCTCTGGTGATATTGATAGACAAATTTGGCGTGTAGCTGCCATCAATCTAGGTGTGCATATGAGCGCTTTTCAAACTTGGAAAGAGCAAATCAATTTTTAGTTCCGGCGTGCTGGTAAATCTTCCCAATTGGGAACTATTTTTGGCATTATTCCTTTTATTATCTCTTGGAAGCTATGGGATCAGCGTTGCAAAGCCAGATTTGAGGCCAAGAGTGACACAGTTGATTCAATTTGGTATGTTGTTAAACTTTGGCTCCGCAAGATTATGActttgtttttaaaatcttcCAGGATTTCCAAGAAGGATGAGGCTATTTTAAACCGTTAGGATATTCATATTTTACCTCCTAGTCCTAAAAAGGTTCATGTGGTGAGGTGGTTTTGCCCTCAACAAGGTTGTGTTAAGCTTAATATTGATGGAAATAGTTTGGGTAATCATGGCCCGACTGGAGCTGGAGGAGTTATTTGTGATGAAGATGGTAAATTACTTGGGGCTTATTCTGTGTTTCTGGGCCAGGGTTCCAATAATTTTGCGGAGATGAGAAGTTTGTTGGAAGGGATCCGTCGTTGTCATCACCTAGGATTTTGTCGCATAGAGAGTGAGTCTGATTCTCAACTTCTTGTCAACTGGATCACTAAAGGAAACTATAATATTTGGTACTTAGAAGATTTCTGGGATGAAATTCAGGGCTATCTTTCTTGTATGGAGTATATGATGAAACATGTTTTTCGAGAAGACAATTTTGTGGCTGATTTTCTTGCCAAGCAGGGAGCAAGGGGTCCTAACTCGGAATGGTTTGATGCTCATGATCTCTTGCCCAACAAGCTTCGAGGCCTTCTTCGCATGGATAGACTTGGTCTCCCTTATCTGCGAACTACGTAGTTCTACCATGTATGTCTTAATTAGCTCTATTTGATTGATCCTTTGATTTTTTGTGCTCCTTCCTGCAGGTACTTCTTCTTGGCTCTTTTCGGGTAGTATTTTGGTCTGTCCTGTATTGGTTATCTATTGTTTGAGTGTTTTAGCTTTTGATGCCTGGGTTTGGTCTTATTGTATATCTGTAACCCCCAGGTGTCAggttgtaaccacggttttcctccacTAAAAGTGAgggcttttaataaaattggggtaccgtcatcttcttaaaaaaaaaaaaagcatcgtGAGATTGGATATGTAAGGGGCAATCCCCCCGGTTGATCCATTCGAAGACAAGTTCCTGCTTATTCATGACCAGATCAAATATTAGTCGCATTAATACACGGTCGGGATTAACCCACAAATTTAGACACTTCGATCCTTAAGTACTCTTACAAGGATGTGATTCTTGGGGTATTATTGTATCCTGATCCAGAGCTACACTCAAGACCATTAATTCCACATGTACGCTTGAGGAAAACACGGATCTCCTTGCCAGTTTCTTGTCACTCCATATATTAACTTGGTGTTGATAATTGCATCAACTAAAGTCAAcatgcattaaaaaaatatgaataaataaatcagtagaaaataatttgtgcactagtcattaaaaataaatttatatttacgaCATGGCGAGGAACGTACGCACCATCTTCCTGGCCTGTCTCAGTTTGTAGGAGTTGTATAACTTTATAAATCTCAACGGCGTTGATGATTGGTGGGAGAGTAGAGTTTTCAGTTCTTGTGAGTGAGAAATTAAATCTTCCTCCTGTCAGGGCGGATTGGCTGTACACAGTAAAATCGTATAGATAATCGGGAACAACAGGTCCGTACCAAAAGTTTCCATTTAAGTTGACGTTGAATGCTCTGTATTGGTTGGCTTTGAGTTCTTCAACCTCAGCAAAGTGCATGTAGATATAATATCCAGAGTTGTCGTTAGGAGGGACGTCCCAGTAGAAATTCAACGAAGTATTTGCATCTTTTGTCGTCGCAGCAGTGCTCATGACAACCGATGGCGGTTCGTAAGGATTCTGACCGGCATTGACAATGAGCGGCGTGCTTAACGATGTCCACACACTGAAGCTCTCGGTAGACCAAATCCGATCAAATTTGTCGTCCTTGTACCTGTGGAAAAAGATCataattactatttttaattttgcatgTACGTGTTAGTTAATTATTCTCCGTATGACGTAgcaaatcttataaaatcataaatgtcAAATTATCACGTAGAATATGTAATTAAATGAATTAGAATCTAGCAGAATTTAAATTTAAGACTTCTgctttaatatgatatatatatatatatatataagaaattatttattgttcaaaaatttaaattaaagaaaataaataaatttaattattcgtattatattattaacaatAAACGAAGACGAACTCGACTCACCTGAATATTTGGCTTCCAGTTGCACCGGTATCTGCCCGTGCAACGAGTGCCAACGAATTACCCGATTCAGACACATAAGTGTTATTTCTCAAAGGCCTTAGTTCTAATGCGGAGATGAACGGCGTTCCAGAGTCCGTGTTGAGGAGGCAAACATGGATGTAACTCGATGATGGGACATGTATGATCTCCTTGTAGATAACAGCGGACGCACTCTCAAATTTCAAGGAATCGCACTTATTAGGTCCAATATGCAGATCGAACACAGGTAATTCACCTTTGGCATCGTAGTTCCCGTACATGAAAGTCCCTCGGATCAAGTACCTCACGCCTGCTGTATGTCTAATGTAGTAGCAGTTTCTGTCTCCATCAGGAAAGCTTCTGACGTTCCATAGCTGTTGACGAACTTCATTTGTTCTGAATTCAGGCGATACACTCATAATTGCGCCGGTGCTTACAAAGCTGGCATCCGAAATGTAGTATATATCGGTCGTCGGGTCACTATAGCTCGAATTCTCCGGCAGTCCGCAAGCTAAGCTTATGAAGCCTAAGATAcgacacacagagagagagagagagagagagagagagagatgcattaAAATATAGGCTAGGGAATGGTATACTGAAGGTATTCATGAAGTTAAATGTGATCATGTGAATGTTAATTAGATACTCGTACTTACCTGTTTGATCCTGGGCAAGAACCAAAAGTAAGGAAAGAGCAAAACCACCAAGCAATGAGAACCGGAAATCTTCAAACATCCCCATGATCTATCTCTTCCTGCTCAGCAGCACGAGTGATCTTCTCACAATTTATAACGCCATTTTGGCATGATATACCTGAccaataaatataatatctaCGACTTGGTCAATCGTCTTTGGCCGATTTctatccttatatatatatatatatatatatattccctgTTGTTGGAAATGGGTTTACATGTATTTATACTATTTAGATCGagattttttgaagtttttgtccAAATTTTAATTTGAAGTCTCGAAcagaaatagataaaaaaatgaagtgagttttagaatattaaaaaattgatactCATATAACTCTTTTTACAATACTTTATACAACCATGTTCTAAACGaaaacatttttgtaaaataactatCAAAGTAATTTAAAATAGGGTTGTATAAAGGGTTGTACATGATTAATCATTACTCCTCATTTAAAGTATCTATTTCTAGCTAGCTATTTTTGGCCCTTAAAATATGATACAAACTTTAGCAGACGTTGAtcatgttaagatataaaattaataataaaatatattaattttcatcagtttaaacttttaagataaataataatttcacattATATTAGAGTCATGTTACAATTTGGTTGAACATTTCTGCCTCTACTAGTAGTGGTTAATTGACTGACTTAATTTACAGCTAGCTTGTAAGTGTTATTGTCTTGCTGTTGATAAAAAGGGACAGCAGATGCGTATTTGCGTGTTTGTACAGTGAATGTATGTCTGTATAtgtgcatatgtatatatatacttactaatattattaactttttttttttaattaacaaagAGACAGGTCACATGTCTAATAATGACcccatttcaattttattaaaatatcatcacttgTGGTGGAAGAATACCGTGATAAGAGACATGATACATAGAATTTacacataaaacaataaaaacgaAACCCATGTATCTAAAAAAACACCAAAGAGAAAAACTCAGACCAATCTCACAAACCACCCAAAGTAAAACGTACGAAACCAGAGGAAAAAAACAAACctaaacaaaccacacaaacAAAACGTACATGCactttaaaaccataaagaagggaggcatatttttaattatcaagTTTATCCATTCCTCGTGTAGCCTGCGGTAATCTATCATCCTctccatatattttattggtacCTGCCCTACCATCCCGAGCAAGTGAATCAGCAACTTGGTTGCCTTTATGGAAAATATGAGAAATAGTGAAACTCATTCCGTCGAGACCTTCAAGTAACTGCTCCCAGTAGTCCCACAAATATCACACGTTACATGCGTGTGTGGTCAACCAGTGCACTAATATAGCAGAGTCACATTCCATCGACTTGTCATGTACTGCCCATTAATCATCATTTTGAatcctaataataaaaaacaaccTGCAGATCGAATTCAATATCTTAACAGAAATAAATTCCCCAGATAAATACTGATAAACTAATTCAGTCTTGATAAACTACTATAAAATATTCATGATCATGACTTGGTTTAAGTACTTTATCATGGTAAAATAATTAGacggtactttggtttaaatactTGATAAAAGCAACAGATCATCAACACCAGGCTCGAATCGACGTACGCAAGCTCATTGACTTCATATAATTATGAGCGAGAAATCCTCGAGAATAAGTACTAATTAAAAATCAACATGGATGGACTATGGACTTTGTCAAGCTCTTGAATGCATGATCAATACAGACAAACATACATATTCCTCTCTGGCAGCCCACATCCACATGCATTCAACATCAATATTGTACGTGATATATACTATGTTTCTGATTATCCATATATAGAATGGTTGATTTTGATTTCGTTTGTCACGATCTAAAGATCACAAGTAATTAAGATACATTTGAGTGATACTCCAAAAGGATTCACTATAAATTGAACCTGATCTGAACCTCACGTGTATCAGGTACACATGATCATGATGTGTGAATTTAGATCAATCTATATATGGTCCTGTAACATACGATAGATTGAATTTAACGCATATCCATGATATGAACCCCCACATGCATGATCAGTACCATTGATATTGCAGGAGCTGATTTTCatgaaatgtttaaaaagtctgaattttaaaaattttcaatataacACATAATCAATGGTGTAGTGCGTCATAATTGCTtacatcttttaaattttttgaccaagtattttttttcaaagtcaaTATCGATCGTTACAAGTCTGTTAATTAATCAgccagaaaataaatttaatcttaaaaaaaaactatttcagTGTTTTCACAAAATTATGGAGACTTGGTCATTTAATTAGCAAATCGGTTGACTGTGTTAATTAACGTTTGTCAAGTGGAATGTCCAcatcctcaaagaaataaagaaagaccGATAGCTAGAACTGTCTGCATCAAATTGTCAGCTCtcccaagaaatatatatattgtatatacgt
This genomic interval from Carya illinoinensis cultivar Pawnee chromosome 2, C.illinoinensisPawnee_v1, whole genome shotgun sequence contains the following:
- the LOC122301902 gene encoding putative leucine-rich repeat receptor-like protein kinase At2g19210, with amino-acid sequence MGMFEDFRFSLLGGFALSLLLVLAQDQTACGLPENSSYSDPTTDIYYISDASFVSTGAIMSVSPEFRTNEVRQQLWNVRSFPDGDRNCYYIRHTAGVRYLIRGTFMYGNYDAKGELPVFDLHIGPNKCDSLKFESASAVIYKEIIHVPSSSYIHVCLLNTDSGTPFISALELRPLRNNTYVSESGNSLALVARADTGATGSQIFRYKDDKFDRIWSTESFSVWTSLSTPLIVNAGQNPYEPPSVVMSTAATTKDANTSLNFYWDVPPNDNSGYYIYMHFAEVEELKANQYRAFNVNLNGNFWYGPVVPDYLYDFTVYSQSALTGGRFNFSLTRTENSTLPPIINAVEIYKVIQLLQTETGQEDVDAIINTKLIYGVTRNWQGDPCFPQAYMWN